From the Clavibacter phaseoli genome, one window contains:
- a CDS encoding Rv3654c family TadE-like protein, translating into MSRDGDAGSGTVVAVGVLGALTALALATVAVSSVLVERAAAAGAADSGALAAADVAAGFAAGSPCSAAEEVVVAAGAALTRCDVTGTTAVVEAERRDGPSGLAVTARARAGQPPGSASG; encoded by the coding sequence GTGTCCCGTGACGGCGACGCGGGGTCGGGCACCGTGGTCGCGGTCGGCGTGCTCGGCGCCCTCACGGCGCTCGCGCTCGCCACGGTCGCCGTCTCCTCGGTCCTCGTGGAGAGGGCGGCCGCGGCGGGGGCCGCGGACTCCGGGGCGCTCGCCGCGGCCGACGTCGCCGCGGGATTCGCGGCCGGCTCGCCCTGCTCGGCGGCCGAGGAGGTCGTGGTCGCCGCCGGGGCGGCGCTCACGCGCTGCGACGTCACCGGGACGACGGCGGTCGTGGAGGCGGAGCGCCGCGACGGTCCGTCGGGCCTCGCGGTGACGGCCCGCGCGCGAGCCGGTCAACCTCCGGGATCGGCCTCAGGATGA
- a CDS encoding TadE family type IV pilus minor pilin → MLPAVVLVLGLCLGAVQTVGQQVMLTSAAEEAARSLGRGEDAGTAAARIEGAAQGAAMSVDRSGHAVCVQLTAPSRFGPAGNAGIRVSARGCAWQEDPGVP, encoded by the coding sequence GTGCTACCCGCGGTCGTGCTGGTCCTCGGGCTGTGCCTGGGGGCGGTGCAGACGGTCGGCCAGCAGGTGATGCTGACGTCCGCGGCGGAGGAGGCGGCACGGAGCCTCGGGCGCGGGGAGGACGCGGGCACGGCGGCGGCGCGCATCGAGGGCGCCGCGCAGGGGGCCGCCATGTCGGTGGACCGCTCGGGGCATGCCGTCTGCGTCCAGCTCACGGCACCCAGCCGCTTCGGGCCCGCCGGCAACGCGGGCATCCGCGTCTCGGCCCGAGGCTGCGCATGGCAGGAGGATCCGGGTGTCCCGTGA
- a CDS encoding DUF4244 domain-containing protein: MRRALQGHAAGDGGAATAEYAIATMAAVAFAGLLVVILQSDEVRGMLLDLVRRALTYDR; this comes from the coding sequence GTGCGTCGGGCGCTCCAGGGTCACGCCGCGGGCGACGGGGGAGCGGCCACCGCGGAGTACGCCATCGCGACCATGGCGGCGGTGGCGTTCGCGGGCCTCCTCGTGGTGATCCTGCAGAGCGACGAGGTCCGCGGCATGCTCCTCGACCTCGTGCGCCGTGCCCTGACCTACGACCGGTGA
- a CDS encoding type II secretion system F family protein, whose translation MTGRAPRGRRRVRFRLRGAAAGSVVEEAEEVAAFVRRLAVLLGAGLHLERAWSQLAPPGGRPRRGEQAVPALVRRVAAGAGSAPLAVRVVAEATAVDAGGAATARSWSAIAACLEVADLTGAPLARSLERLAESLVDVARVRRDAETALAGPVATSRTVLLMPGAGVLLAAGLGFDPLRVLLTTVPGMSCLVAGSTLVAIGWRWNRGLVRQAMPRDPAPGLVLDLVATAMSGGASVPRAVAVVRRACERAGLGAGGDLDAVGSVVDAAARTGAPVAVLLRSEAERIRRDAAAWAERAAARLAARLMLPLGVCILPAFLAVGVVPMLLAVVSSTLGRG comes from the coding sequence GTGACGGGGCGCGCTCCGCGGGGTCGGCGCCGGGTCCGGTTCCGCCTCCGAGGCGCCGCCGCGGGGTCGGTGGTCGAGGAGGCGGAGGAGGTCGCCGCGTTCGTGCGACGCCTCGCGGTGCTGCTCGGCGCGGGGCTGCACCTCGAGCGCGCCTGGTCGCAGCTGGCACCGCCCGGCGGCCGTCCGCGGCGCGGGGAGCAGGCGGTGCCCGCCCTGGTCCGCCGCGTGGCCGCGGGGGCCGGATCGGCTCCCCTCGCGGTCCGCGTCGTGGCAGAGGCCACGGCGGTCGACGCCGGGGGCGCGGCGACCGCGCGGTCATGGTCCGCGATCGCCGCATGTCTCGAGGTCGCCGACCTCACGGGAGCTCCCCTCGCGCGGTCCCTCGAGCGACTCGCGGAGTCCCTCGTCGACGTCGCCCGGGTGCGCCGCGACGCGGAGACGGCGCTCGCCGGCCCGGTGGCGACCAGCCGCACGGTGCTCCTCATGCCCGGCGCCGGCGTGCTCCTGGCGGCGGGACTGGGCTTCGATCCGCTGCGCGTCCTGCTCACCACGGTGCCGGGTATGTCCTGCCTCGTCGCGGGCTCCACGCTCGTGGCGATCGGGTGGCGCTGGAATCGCGGCCTCGTGAGGCAGGCCATGCCGCGCGATCCGGCTCCTGGCCTGGTGCTCGACCTGGTGGCGACGGCCATGTCCGGCGGCGCGTCCGTGCCGCGGGCCGTCGCGGTCGTCCGACGCGCGTGCGAACGCGCCGGGCTGGGCGCGGGCGGTGACCTCGACGCCGTCGGGTCGGTCGTGGACGCGGCGGCCCGAACGGGAGCGCCCGTCGCCGTCCTCCTCCGCAGCGAGGCGGAGCGGATCCGCCGGGATGCCGCCGCATGGGCCGAACGGGCCGCGGCGCGGCTCGCGGCGCGGCTCATGCTGCCGCTCGGCGTGTGCATCCTGCCCGCGTTCCTGGCGGTGGGCGTGGTGCCGATGCTGCTGGCCGTCGTGTCCTCAACACTGGGCCGCGGATGA
- a CDS encoding TadA family conjugal transfer-associated ATPase, with the protein MVEWQASVVGRGVLPGEEPRLRAAGGPGASPPVVTPAAFVPRARDPRGHDPGAGAVVALRAPTGVAGAEPASAPRRVPAALGPLAHLVRDPRTTDVFVNGDGGVWVDRGSGPERRPDVDLGGETAVRALAVRLAAEGGRHLDEAAPCVDVRLGDGMRIHAVLPPVSTRGTLLSIRLPSRARPTLDALDAAGAFPPGCRALLEEAVRRRTNLLITGAGGSGKTTLLGALLARADPSERIVLVEDVAELRVRHAHVVSLEARQANIEGSGELSLPRLVREALRMRPDRLVVGECRGSEIRELLAALNTGHDGGAGTLHANGVADVPARLEALGALAGMDAVTTARQAVSAIGLVIHLARTSRGRRVVAAGRLTTGDDGRLRVLPVRWAPDAGPVPRPAVSASPSATDASGSRA; encoded by the coding sequence ATGGTCGAGTGGCAGGCATCCGTCGTCGGTCGAGGCGTCCTCCCGGGGGAGGAGCCGCGGCTCCGGGCCGCGGGTGGGCCGGGTGCGAGTCCTCCGGTCGTCACCCCCGCGGCGTTCGTCCCCCGGGCCCGCGACCCCCGCGGGCACGACCCGGGAGCCGGTGCCGTCGTGGCGCTCCGGGCTCCTACGGGCGTCGCCGGCGCGGAGCCCGCCTCGGCGCCGCGCCGCGTCCCGGCGGCGCTCGGTCCGCTCGCCCATCTGGTGCGGGATCCCCGGACGACCGACGTCTTCGTCAACGGCGACGGCGGGGTGTGGGTGGACCGCGGGTCCGGCCCGGAGCGCCGACCCGACGTCGACCTCGGCGGCGAGACGGCCGTCCGGGCGCTCGCCGTGCGGCTGGCGGCGGAGGGCGGGCGGCACCTGGACGAGGCGGCGCCCTGCGTGGACGTCCGCCTGGGCGACGGGATGCGCATCCACGCGGTCCTGCCGCCCGTGTCGACGCGCGGCACGCTGCTCTCGATCCGGCTGCCCTCGCGGGCGAGGCCGACGCTCGACGCCCTCGACGCGGCGGGGGCGTTCCCTCCCGGCTGTCGGGCGCTGCTCGAGGAGGCGGTGCGTCGGCGCACGAACCTCCTGATCACGGGGGCGGGCGGCAGCGGCAAGACGACCCTGCTCGGCGCGCTGCTCGCCCGGGCGGATCCGAGCGAGCGCATCGTGCTCGTCGAGGACGTCGCCGAGCTGCGGGTGCGGCACGCGCACGTCGTGTCGCTCGAGGCCAGGCAGGCGAACATCGAGGGGTCAGGGGAGCTGTCGCTGCCGCGCCTCGTGCGCGAGGCGCTGCGGATGCGGCCGGACCGGCTGGTCGTGGGGGAGTGCCGGGGCAGCGAGATCCGGGAGCTGCTGGCAGCGCTCAACACCGGCCACGACGGAGGCGCGGGCACCCTGCACGCCAACGGGGTCGCGGACGTGCCCGCCCGGCTGGAGGCGCTGGGCGCGCTCGCCGGCATGGACGCCGTCACGACCGCGCGCCAGGCGGTGAGCGCGATCGGCCTCGTCATCCACCTCGCGCGGACGTCACGAGGGCGGCGCGTGGTCGCCGCCGGGCGCCTCACGACCGGCGACGACGGGCGACTCCGAGTCCTGCCGGTGCGCTGGGCACCCGACGCGGGTCCGGTGCCGCGGCCCGCCGTGTCCGCGTCGCCGTCCGCGACAGATGCGTCGGGGAGCCGCGCGTGA
- the acs gene encoding acetate--CoA ligase, which translates to MTMSTNPRSTQPGAPSPAAADEEGTTTPSHPAATPEPGPVHPPSDAFRATRVADESLTASAAADRLGFWADRARELVTWETPFETVLDWSGAPVARWFPEGRLNVAYNCLDRHVLAGSGDRVALHWEGEPGDTRDLTYAELTAEVKRAANALHDLGVVAGDRVAIYLPMIPEAVIAMLAVARIGAVHSVVFGGFSAESLRARIDDAAARVVITADGGWRKGKVFPLKPAVDAALVGSAGSVEHVLVVKRGENEVDWDESRDLWWHERVAAADPEHDAQAFEAEHPLFILYTSGTTGKPKGILHTSGGYLTQAAYTHRNVFDLHPETDVYWCTADVGWITGHSYVVYGPLANGATQVVYEGTPDTPEPGRWWDIVEKHGVTILYAAPTAIRSFMKTGREIPDARDLSSIRLLGSVGEPINPEAWRWYRDVIGGGDVPVVDTWWQTETGGIMISALPGVTATKPGSAQSPIPGVEVAVVDDQGEPVARGESGLLVVTEPWPGMLRGIWGDPERYRETYWDRFGDRYFAGDGARLDEDGDIWLLGRVDDVMNVSGHRLSTAEIESSLVAHPYVAEAAVVGASDEATGQAVVAFVILRSAEASALGDEDPNEVLRKHVSDQIGAIAKPRRVFVVQELPKTRSGKIMRRLLRDVAEGRAIGDTTTLADTQVMQVISDRMSAG; encoded by the coding sequence ATGACGATGTCCACGAACCCCCGCTCGACCCAGCCCGGAGCCCCGAGCCCCGCCGCCGCCGACGAGGAGGGGACGACCACCCCCTCGCATCCGGCGGCGACACCCGAGCCGGGCCCCGTCCACCCGCCGTCGGACGCGTTCCGCGCGACGCGCGTCGCCGACGAGTCCCTCACCGCGTCCGCCGCCGCCGACCGCCTCGGCTTCTGGGCCGACCGGGCCCGCGAGCTCGTGACCTGGGAGACGCCGTTCGAGACGGTCCTCGACTGGTCGGGCGCGCCCGTCGCCCGCTGGTTCCCCGAGGGCCGGCTCAACGTGGCCTACAACTGCCTCGACCGGCACGTGCTCGCCGGGAGCGGCGACCGCGTGGCGCTGCACTGGGAGGGCGAGCCCGGCGACACCCGCGACCTCACCTACGCCGAGCTCACCGCGGAGGTCAAGCGCGCCGCGAACGCCCTGCACGACCTCGGCGTCGTGGCGGGAGACCGGGTCGCGATCTACCTCCCGATGATCCCCGAGGCCGTGATCGCGATGCTGGCCGTCGCGCGCATCGGCGCCGTGCACTCCGTCGTGTTCGGCGGCTTCAGCGCCGAGAGCCTGCGCGCCCGCATCGACGACGCCGCGGCCCGCGTCGTCATCACCGCGGACGGCGGCTGGCGCAAGGGCAAGGTCTTCCCGCTGAAGCCGGCCGTCGACGCGGCGCTCGTCGGATCGGCCGGATCCGTCGAGCACGTCCTCGTCGTGAAGCGCGGAGAGAACGAGGTCGACTGGGACGAGAGCCGCGACCTGTGGTGGCACGAGCGCGTGGCCGCCGCGGATCCGGAGCACGACGCGCAGGCGTTCGAAGCAGAACACCCCCTCTTCATCCTCTACACGAGCGGCACGACCGGGAAGCCGAAGGGCATCCTGCACACCTCGGGCGGCTACCTCACGCAGGCCGCGTACACGCACCGCAACGTCTTCGACCTGCACCCCGAGACGGACGTCTACTGGTGCACGGCGGACGTGGGCTGGATCACCGGCCACAGCTACGTCGTCTACGGCCCGCTCGCGAACGGCGCCACGCAGGTCGTCTACGAGGGCACGCCCGACACCCCGGAGCCCGGCCGCTGGTGGGACATCGTGGAGAAGCACGGCGTGACGATCCTCTACGCGGCTCCCACCGCCATCCGCTCCTTCATGAAGACCGGCCGCGAGATCCCGGACGCCCGCGACCTCTCCTCCATCCGGCTGCTCGGCTCGGTCGGCGAGCCCATCAACCCGGAGGCGTGGCGCTGGTACCGCGACGTCATCGGCGGCGGCGACGTGCCCGTGGTCGACACGTGGTGGCAGACGGAGACGGGCGGCATCATGATCTCCGCGCTCCCCGGCGTCACCGCGACGAAGCCGGGGTCCGCGCAGTCGCCCATCCCCGGCGTCGAGGTCGCCGTGGTCGACGACCAGGGCGAGCCGGTGGCCCGCGGCGAGAGCGGCCTCCTCGTCGTCACCGAGCCGTGGCCCGGCATGCTCCGCGGCATCTGGGGCGATCCCGAGCGCTACCGCGAGACGTACTGGGACCGCTTCGGCGACCGCTACTTCGCGGGCGACGGCGCCAGGCTCGACGAGGACGGCGACATCTGGCTGCTCGGCCGGGTGGACGACGTGATGAACGTCTCCGGCCACCGCCTCTCGACCGCGGAGATCGAGTCCTCGCTCGTCGCGCACCCGTACGTCGCCGAGGCGGCGGTCGTCGGCGCGTCCGACGAGGCGACCGGCCAGGCCGTCGTGGCCTTCGTGATCCTCCGCTCGGCCGAGGCGAGCGCCCTCGGCGACGAGGACCCGAACGAGGTCCTGCGGAAGCACGTCTCCGACCAGATCGGCGCCATCGCGAAGCCGCGGCGCGTCTTCGTGGTCCAGGAGCTGCCGAAGACGCGCTCGGGCAAGATCATGCGGCGGCTGCTGCGGGACGTGGCCGAGGGCCGGGCGATCGGCGACACGACCACGCTGGCCGACACGCAGGTGATGCAGGTCATCAGCGACCGGATGAGCGCCGGCTGA
- a CDS encoding RidA family protein: protein MGAISARLAELGIELPAVAAPVAAYVPAVVHGGLVYTSGQLPFVDGALAATGKVGAEVSAEDAKAHARTCALNGLAAAADAAGGVDRIARVIKVTGFVASAVGFTGQPGVINGASEVLGEILGDAGIHARSAVGVAELPLGSPVEVELVVALVY, encoded by the coding sequence ATGGGCGCGATCTCCGCACGACTGGCCGAGCTCGGCATCGAGCTGCCCGCGGTCGCGGCGCCCGTCGCCGCCTACGTCCCCGCCGTCGTGCACGGCGGCCTCGTCTACACGAGCGGCCAGCTGCCCTTCGTCGACGGCGCGCTCGCCGCGACCGGCAAGGTCGGCGCCGAGGTGTCGGCCGAGGACGCGAAGGCGCACGCGCGCACCTGCGCGCTGAACGGGCTGGCAGCCGCGGCGGACGCCGCCGGCGGCGTCGACCGCATCGCGCGCGTGATCAAGGTCACGGGCTTCGTCGCCTCGGCCGTGGGCTTCACCGGGCAGCCGGGCGTGATCAACGGCGCGAGCGAGGTGCTGGGGGAGATCCTCGGCGACGCGGGCATCCACGCGCGCTCCGCCGTGGGCGTCGCGGAGCTGCCCCTCGGCTCGCCCGTCGAGGTCGAGCTCGTGGTGGCGCTCGTCTACTAG
- a CDS encoding transglycosylase domain-containing protein translates to MSASKNTPGRVAAALTGVLGMSAVAGVLVAAMVTPAIAVTSLAANNTIGLFEDLPDYLQIDNLAQKTELYATQGGQPVKFAEFYAQNREEVGWDEVSDNAKAAAVDTEDPRFYEHGGVDVQSTFRALAQNVIGGGVESGASTITMQYVKNVLVQKAETLAATDPDAGKKAYAEATQESTARKLKEMRLAIGLEKKFSKNDILLGYLNIANYGGSVYGIQSAAKYYYGVNATDLSIAQAASLVATVNYPTALRIDEPGNIPANQERRDILIDNMLKHHSITQEQHDEAIATPVTPAITPSVSGCNAAQPSSAAYFCDAVKYTVENSDAFGKDATERTNNLNRNGYKIYTTLNLDLQAKATDDMRKQIPTTMDSINVGSAMTSVEAKTGRVIAMVQNTDYGNGDQRGVTSVNYNTDQNYGGSIGFQVGSTYKLVTLLEWLKEGHSVNEVVQSSKGTWSGRDFQDSCTGGNLGSDVLKVTNDGAAPGANRTVMSGTANSTNTAFMAMASELDMCGIGQTAKDIGIHQAVPGKPLSNFVSDIIGSGGNNIAPLTMAQAYATVANNGTTCDAIMIDKVVLPDDTEITPPSANCRETVSQDVAHTAAYALAGVMGATGAAANTNDGTPLIGKTGTTDKAKDTWFVGSSTEVTTAIWVGSASGQQIQQRNTRLPNGQLMSTARFAVWKPFMQAVNAVYKGSAFPGPAADLTRTPTVQVPDVSGMSPADAQSAIEGAGLSFAQGGARPSSSVPAGQVAGSDPGAGANAARGSTVTVFVSSGPDQSQQQGTPGTVPNVQGQDVTSARQTLRNSGFDVTIAQEQVQDNSQIGKATRTDPAAGQQSSGPVTLYIGRS, encoded by the coding sequence ATGTCTGCTTCCAAGAACACGCCCGGCCGCGTCGCCGCCGCGCTCACGGGCGTCCTCGGCATGAGCGCCGTCGCCGGCGTGCTGGTCGCGGCGATGGTCACCCCGGCCATCGCCGTCACGAGCCTCGCGGCGAACAACACGATCGGCCTGTTCGAGGACCTGCCGGACTACCTGCAGATCGACAACCTCGCCCAGAAGACCGAGCTCTACGCCACGCAGGGCGGCCAGCCGGTGAAGTTCGCCGAGTTCTACGCGCAGAACCGCGAGGAGGTCGGCTGGGACGAGGTCTCCGACAACGCGAAGGCCGCGGCCGTCGACACGGAGGACCCCCGCTTCTACGAGCACGGCGGCGTGGACGTGCAGTCCACGTTCCGCGCGCTCGCCCAGAACGTCATCGGCGGCGGCGTCGAGTCGGGCGCGAGCACCATCACCATGCAGTACGTGAAGAACGTCCTCGTGCAGAAGGCGGAGACGCTCGCGGCGACGGATCCCGACGCCGGCAAGAAGGCCTACGCGGAGGCGACGCAGGAGTCGACCGCCCGGAAGCTCAAGGAGATGCGCCTCGCGATCGGCCTCGAGAAGAAGTTCTCGAAGAACGACATCCTGCTCGGCTACCTCAACATCGCGAACTACGGCGGCAGCGTCTACGGGATCCAGTCGGCGGCCAAGTACTACTACGGCGTCAACGCCACGGACCTGAGCATCGCGCAGGCCGCGAGCCTCGTCGCCACGGTCAACTACCCCACCGCCCTCCGCATCGACGAGCCGGGCAACATCCCGGCGAACCAGGAGCGGCGCGACATCCTCATCGACAACATGCTCAAGCACCACAGCATCACGCAGGAGCAGCACGACGAGGCGATCGCCACCCCGGTCACCCCCGCGATCACGCCGTCGGTGAGCGGCTGCAACGCCGCGCAGCCCTCCAGCGCCGCGTACTTCTGCGACGCGGTCAAGTACACGGTCGAGAACTCGGACGCCTTCGGCAAGGACGCCACGGAGCGCACGAACAACCTCAACCGCAACGGCTACAAGATCTACACGACGCTCAACCTCGACCTGCAGGCCAAGGCCACCGACGACATGCGCAAGCAGATCCCGACCACGATGGACAGCATCAACGTCGGATCCGCCATGACGAGCGTCGAGGCCAAGACCGGCCGCGTGATCGCCATGGTGCAGAACACCGACTACGGCAACGGCGACCAACGCGGCGTCACGAGCGTCAACTACAACACCGACCAGAACTACGGCGGCTCCATCGGCTTCCAGGTCGGGTCGACGTACAAGCTCGTCACGCTCCTCGAGTGGTTGAAGGAGGGACACTCGGTGAACGAGGTCGTCCAGTCCTCCAAGGGGACGTGGAGCGGCCGCGACTTCCAGGACTCCTGCACCGGCGGCAACCTCGGCTCCGACGTCCTCAAGGTCACCAACGACGGCGCGGCCCCGGGCGCGAACCGCACGGTGATGTCCGGCACGGCGAACTCCACCAACACCGCGTTCATGGCCATGGCCAGCGAACTCGACATGTGCGGCATCGGCCAGACCGCGAAGGACATCGGCATCCACCAGGCCGTGCCGGGCAAGCCCCTCTCCAACTTCGTGTCCGACATCATCGGGTCGGGCGGCAACAACATCGCCCCGCTCACCATGGCGCAGGCCTACGCGACGGTCGCCAACAACGGCACCACGTGCGACGCGATCATGATCGACAAGGTCGTCCTCCCCGACGACACCGAGATCACCCCGCCGTCGGCGAACTGCCGCGAGACGGTGAGCCAGGACGTCGCGCACACCGCGGCGTACGCCCTGGCGGGCGTCATGGGCGCGACCGGGGCCGCCGCCAACACGAATGACGGCACGCCGCTCATCGGCAAGACCGGCACCACGGACAAGGCGAAGGACACCTGGTTCGTCGGCTCCAGCACCGAGGTCACGACGGCCATCTGGGTCGGCAGCGCCTCGGGTCAGCAGATCCAGCAGCGCAACACCCGGCTCCCGAACGGGCAGCTCATGTCCACCGCGCGCTTCGCCGTCTGGAAGCCGTTCATGCAGGCCGTCAACGCGGTCTACAAGGGATCGGCGTTCCCCGGCCCGGCAGCGGACCTCACCCGCACGCCGACGGTCCAGGTGCCGGACGTCTCCGGCATGTCGCCCGCCGACGCCCAGTCGGCCATCGAGGGCGCCGGGCTGAGCTTCGCGCAGGGCGGCGCACGCCCGTCCTCGAGCGTGCCCGCCGGGCAGGTCGCCGGATCCGATCCGGGCGCCGGCGCGAACGCGGCGCGCGGATCCACCGTCACGGTGTTCGTCAGCAGCGGGCCCGACCAGAGCCAGCAGCAGGGCACGCCTGGCACGGTGCCCAACGTGCAGGGACAGGACGTCACGAGCGCACGCCAGACGCTCCGCAACTCCGGCTTCGACGTGACCATCGCGCAGGAGCAGGTGCAGGACAACTCGCAGATCGGGAAGGCCACGCGCACGGATCCTGCGGCCGGCCAGCAGAGCAGCGGCCCCGTCACGCTCTACATCGGACGCAGCTGA
- a CDS encoding metallophosphoesterase encodes MGVIGTIARTVGGVAAAGAAVFAYASFYERRRFTLREVTVPVLPVGADPIRVLHLSDMHMAPWQHKKQRWVRELADLEPDLVVDTGDNTGHEQGIVAVEETLEAFRGIPGVFVHGSNDYYGPMMKNPFKYFTANTHATQRPADLDLARLERLYASLGWVDLNNAAGAIEVNGTLLEFFGVDDPHREFDHLEALPGALDALREDGDAYQGASDAPVVSVGVAHAPYRRVLDSFVTNGARMIFAGHTHGGQVCVPGYGALVTNCDIPRRQVKGLSVWPHADRAAFLHVSAGLGTSIYAPVRFACYPEATLLTLTAV; translated from the coding sequence ATGGGAGTGATCGGCACGATCGCCCGCACCGTCGGCGGGGTCGCCGCGGCCGGTGCGGCGGTCTTCGCGTACGCGTCGTTCTACGAGCGCCGTCGCTTCACCCTCCGCGAGGTCACGGTGCCGGTGCTCCCCGTGGGCGCCGACCCCATCCGCGTGCTCCACCTCTCGGACATGCACATGGCGCCCTGGCAGCACAAGAAGCAGCGCTGGGTGCGGGAGCTCGCGGACCTCGAGCCCGACCTGGTCGTCGACACCGGCGACAACACGGGCCACGAGCAGGGCATCGTCGCCGTCGAGGAGACGCTCGAGGCCTTCCGCGGGATCCCCGGGGTGTTCGTCCACGGCTCGAACGACTACTACGGGCCGATGATGAAGAACCCGTTCAAGTACTTCACCGCCAACACGCACGCCACCCAGCGGCCGGCCGACCTGGACCTCGCCCGGCTCGAGCGGCTCTACGCGTCGCTCGGCTGGGTCGACCTCAACAACGCCGCCGGCGCGATCGAGGTCAACGGCACCCTGCTCGAGTTCTTCGGCGTGGACGACCCGCACCGCGAGTTCGACCACCTCGAGGCGCTCCCCGGCGCCCTCGACGCGCTGCGCGAGGACGGGGACGCCTACCAGGGCGCCTCGGACGCGCCCGTCGTGTCGGTCGGCGTCGCGCACGCGCCCTACCGCCGGGTGCTCGACTCGTTCGTCACCAACGGCGCCCGCATGATATTCGCCGGCCACACCCACGGCGGCCAGGTCTGCGTGCCCGGCTACGGCGCGCTCGTCACCAACTGCGACATCCCCCGCCGGCAGGTGAAGGGCCTCAGCGTCTGGCCGCACGCCGACCGCGCCGCGTTCCTGCACGTGAGCGCCGGGCTCGGCACGTCGATCTACGCGCCCGTGCGCTTCGCCTGCTACCCCGAGGCGACGCTGCTCACGCTCACGGCGGTCTGA
- a CDS encoding acyltransferase family protein — MTGTPTSAPARVRTLLPGIEGLRGVAAVAVLLYHVQRQLARPTTDIPLVGEVAFFSHGVTLFFVLSGFLLFLPFARGLVDGGAMPRLSRYAVNRALRVFPGYIVVLLLVSLVLRVAILPRETRDAGIAVGTLGPVDTIVNALLLQGYTPRTLRSGIEVAWTLAVEVSFYMVLPIVALLAARVLRRRATWIRALAPAAVLLLIGVAGKVWSMIAQAPLGHRGRLASEWGVTWEAVANRSILVHADLFAYGMAAAVVLVALSADEGLRDRVAAWRVPAGIVAAALIVVASEAPVGAFEESIVAASCATLLLLVALPRRGGSLGPVTRFLELRWIAWLGTISFSVYLWHLPVIRFLRRAGLVLPDTLAGFALNTLVVGAVTLALSAATYYAIERPALRLKPASR; from the coding sequence ATGACCGGGACCCCGACCTCCGCGCCCGCGCGCGTGCGCACGCTCCTGCCCGGCATCGAGGGGCTCCGCGGGGTCGCCGCCGTGGCCGTGCTGCTCTACCACGTGCAGCGCCAGCTGGCCCGGCCCACGACCGACATCCCGCTCGTCGGGGAGGTCGCCTTCTTCAGCCACGGCGTCACGCTGTTCTTCGTGCTGAGCGGCTTCCTGCTGTTCCTGCCGTTCGCGCGCGGCCTCGTCGACGGCGGGGCCATGCCGCGCCTGTCGCGCTACGCCGTCAACCGCGCGCTCCGCGTCTTCCCGGGCTACATCGTGGTGCTGCTCCTCGTGAGCCTCGTGCTCCGCGTCGCGATCCTGCCGCGCGAGACCCGCGACGCCGGCATCGCGGTGGGCACGCTCGGTCCCGTCGACACGATCGTGAACGCGCTGCTCCTGCAGGGGTACACGCCGCGCACGCTCCGCAGCGGCATCGAGGTCGCGTGGACGCTGGCCGTCGAGGTGTCCTTCTACATGGTGCTGCCGATCGTGGCGCTCCTCGCGGCGCGGGTGCTGCGGCGGAGGGCGACGTGGATCCGCGCCCTCGCGCCGGCGGCGGTGCTCCTGCTGATCGGCGTGGCCGGCAAGGTGTGGTCGATGATCGCGCAGGCGCCGCTCGGTCACCGCGGCCGTCTCGCGAGCGAGTGGGGCGTGACGTGGGAGGCGGTCGCGAACCGCAGCATCCTCGTGCACGCGGACCTCTTCGCCTACGGCATGGCGGCGGCCGTCGTCCTGGTCGCGCTGTCCGCGGACGAGGGCCTGCGCGACCGCGTGGCTGCGTGGCGCGTACCCGCCGGGATCGTCGCCGCCGCGCTCATCGTCGTCGCCTCCGAGGCGCCCGTGGGCGCGTTCGAGGAGAGCATCGTGGCCGCCTCGTGCGCGACGCTGCTGCTGCTCGTGGCCCTGCCTCGGCGCGGGGGATCCCTCGGGCCCGTGACGCGGTTCCTCGAGCTCAGGTGGATCGCCTGGCTCGGCACGATCTCGTTCAGCGTCTACCTGTGGCACCTGCCGGTGATCCGCTTCCTCCGGCGTGCGGGCCTCGTGCTGCCGGACACGCTCGCGGGCTTCGCCCTCAACACGCTCGTGGTGGGCGCGGTGACGCTCGCGCTCTCCGCGGCGACCTACTACGCGATCGAGCGGCCGGCGCTGCGGCTGAAGCCCGCCTCGCGCTAG